The following are encoded in a window of Narcine bancroftii isolate sNarBan1 chromosome 2, sNarBan1.hap1, whole genome shotgun sequence genomic DNA:
- the LOC138754896 gene encoding rho guanine nucleotide exchange factor 15-like isoform X3: MEQTAKGPLEMDSRPPKPALKPKPLLVDLGAKVPGDGWQSAVHVQAARSPVPTKRRSSDAMPAVASGNVRKIREWFDKAPDSPEASAVVKRSLGVRRSVSAREALKGAAPVPKARRKPMVKSKAVVEVLTNHTEGRALALPPGALVSVPARRDLSSDRQSGAVQEGTDSPGGEESSWHCPTSCPCLCHMSRPGMALVWRPAPDAERGTDLSEVSLSDTSESDDKSFSEVQPISDLEEKREAANHRLGLCLPELSSENAGSESEDFVHHHTIQPAVASQDGERAVSQLDGNRQSSSAPESNALQHDQELPAKPMLKPPRRNKPVGQSSLDSAPEVAARDSSQNQRPSAAPSCIWERYTASDLDKFSKSVDQLNLRIQKLVLPDQRTHPSSGPEAMLKPPSPKVTRSAPPSPKEKYLQSAYIELNLGAGVNSGSNKGELHLAIPWSRSSKLETQNVIDWESRFESEPLYQTYREAVIHKEIKRQTLIRDSSKTSADYMYEIISLVPDGERAGSSLWQNLPAVQHSGILDSLTQDERKQQESMFEVLTSEVSYLRSLNILIDHFMNSRDLNDAIILLDKKALFSCIVRVKEVSESFLKDLEERVDENIKITDVCDIIYSHAQHNFQVYVDYVRNQIYQEQKYRQLMETNAQFAAAIVRLQEHPQCQRLPLMSFLLLPFQRITRVKMLIENILQRSEVGSANEESALKALGVVSKIIEDCNREVGIMKQMEEMIHIAKKLEFDKLKAIPIISQLRHLEKQGELSEIILRGNLFGLKAKVNLLYFFLFNDLLLITTKKSLQVVPIGV; this comes from the exons ATGGAACAGACAGCGAAGGGACCCCTCGAGATGGATAGCCGGCCACCCAAGCCAGCTCTGAAGCCGAAGCCACTGCTGGTGGATCTTGGTGCCAAGGTGCCTGGCGATGGCTGGCAGAGTGCGGTTCATGTGCAGGCCGCACGCTCTCCCGTTCCCACCAAGCGCCGGAGCTCTGATGCGATGCCGGCTGTCGCCTCGGGGAATGTGCGGAAGATCCGGGAATGGTTTGACAAGGCTCCAGACTCACCGGAGGCCTCAGCGGTGGTTAAACGGTCTCTGGGTGTCAGGCGGTCAGTGTCAGCGCGGGAGGCACTCAAGGGCGCGGCGCCAGTGCCGAAAGCCCGGCGCAAGCCAATGGTGAAGTCAAAGGCTGTGGTGGAGGTGCTAACGAATCACACCGAGGGTCGAGCACTGGCTCTGCCCCCCGGGGCACTGGTCAGTGTCCCGGCCAGACGGGATCTCTCATCGG ATCGCCAGAGCGGGGCAGTTCAAGAGGGCACTGACTccccgggaggggaggagagcAGTTGGCATTGCCCCACCAGCTGCCCATGCCTGTGCCACATGAGCAGGCCTGGGATGGCGCTGGTGTGGAGACCAGCTCCAGATGCTGAGAGGGGCACAGACCTCTCAGAAGTCTCCCTGTCGGACACGTCGGAGAGCGATGACAAATCGTTCAGTGAAGTGCAACCCATCAGTGATCTGGAGGAGAAGCGGGAGGCGGCCAATCACAGGCTGGGTCTCTGCTTGCCTGAACTTAGCTCAGAAAATGCAGGTTCGGAGAGTGAAGACTTCGTCCATCACCACACGATCCAACCAGCGGTTGCCTCCCaag ACGGGGAGCGAGCTGTTTCTCAGCTGGACGGGAATCGCCAATCCAGCAGTGCCCCAGAATCCAATGCCCTGCAACATGATCAGGAGCTGCCGGCCAAGCCGATGTTGAAACCACCGCGCCGGAACAAACCTGTCGGCCAGTCTTCCCTTGACAGTGCCCCCGAGGTGGCAGCCAGGGACTCGTCCCAAAACCAGCGGCCTTCCGCTGctccatcctgcatctgggagcgCTACACGGCCAGCGACCTGGACAAATTCTCCAAGAGCGTGGATCAGCTGAACCTCCGCATCCAGAAGCTGGTGTTACCCGACCAGAGGACCCACCCCTCCTCGGGGCCGGAGGCCATGCTAAAGCCCCCCAGCCCCAAAGTGACTCGGTCAGCACCCCCCAGCCCAAAGGAGAAGTATCTGCAATCAGCCTACATTGAGTTGAACTTGG GTGCTGGGGTGAACTCGGGGAGCAACAAAGGTGAACTTCACTTGGCCATCCCCTGGAGCAG ATCTTCAAAGTTGGAGACTCAGAATGTGATAGATTGGGAATCTCGATTTGAAAGTG AACCTCTGTACCAAACCTACCGTGAAGCGGTCATCCACAAGGAGATCAAACGGCAAACACTGATAAGGGACTCGAGCAAGACCAGTGCAGATTACATGTATGAGATCATCTCCCTGGTCCCCGATGGCGAGAGGGCCGGGAGCTCCCTGTGGCAGAATCTACCTGCTGTGCAGCATAGCGGAATCCTTGACAGCCTCACCCAGGATGAGCGGAAACAGCAGGAG AGTATGTTTGAAGTGCTCACATCCGAGGTGTCCTACCTGCGCAGCCTGAACATCCTCATCGATCATTTCATGAACTCCAGAGACCTCAATGACGCCATCATCCTACTGGACAAGAAAGCCCTGTTCTCCTGCATTGTCAGAGTGAAAGAAGTGAGCGAGAG TTTTCTGAAGGATCTGGAGGAACGTGTGGACGAGAATATAAAGATCACCGATGTTTGTGACATCATTTATTCCCACGCGCAGCACAATTTCCAGGTGTACGTGGATTATGTACGGAACCAGATCTATCAAGAGCAGAAATACAGGCAGCTCAT GGAGACCAACGCACAATTTGCAGCTGCCATTGTCCGTCTCCAGGAACACCCTCAGTGCCAGCGGCTTCCACTGATGTCCTTCCTGCTCCTCCCGTTCCAAAGGATAACCCGGGTTAAGATGCTGATCGAG AACATTCTCCAAAGATCGGAGGTTGGATCAGCCAATGAAGAATCAGCATTAAAAGCATTAGGTGTTGTTTCCAAG ATCATCGAAGACTGCAACAGGGAAGTGGGGATAATGAAGCAAATGGAAGAAATGATTCACATCGCGAAGAAGCTGGAGTTTGACAAGCTAAAG GCTATCCCCATTATCTCCCAGCTCCGTCACCTTGAGAAACAAGGGGAACTCTCGGAGATCATTCTGCGGGGGAATCTCTTCGGGCTGAAGGCCAAAGTCAACCTCTTGTACTTCTTTCTCTTCAATGACTTGCTACTCATCACAACCAAAAAGAG tttacaggtggTCCCGATAGGTGTCTGA
- the LOC138754896 gene encoding rho guanine nucleotide exchange factor 15-like isoform X1, translating into MEQTAKGPLEMDSRPPKPALKPKPLLVDLGAKVPGDGWQSAVHVQAARSPVPTKRRSSDAMPAVASGNVRKIREWFDKAPDSPEASAVVKRSLGVRRSVSAREALKGAAPVPKARRKPMVKSKAVVEVLTNHTEGRALALPPGALVSVPARRDLSSDRQSGAVQEGTDSPGGEESSWHCPTSCPCLCHMSRPGMALVWRPAPDAERGTDLSEVSLSDTSESDDKSFSEVQPISDLEEKREAANHRLGLCLPELSSENAGSESEDFVHHHTIQPAVASQDGERAVSQLDGNRQSSSAPESNALQHDQELPAKPMLKPPRRNKPVGQSSLDSAPEVAARDSSQNQRPSAAPSCIWERYTASDLDKFSKSVDQLNLRIQKLVLPDQRTHPSSGPEAMLKPPSPKVTRSAPPSPKEKYLQSAYIELNLGAGVNSGSNKGELHLAIPWSRSSKLETQNVIDWESRFESEPLYQTYREAVIHKEIKRQTLIRDSSKTSADYMYEIISLVPDGERAGSSLWQNLPAVQHSGILDSLTQDERKQQESMFEVLTSEVSYLRSLNILIDHFMNSRDLNDAIILLDKKALFSCIVRVKEVSESFLKDLEERVDENIKITDVCDIIYSHAQHNFQVYVDYVRNQIYQEQKYRQLMETNAQFAAAIVRLQEHPQCQRLPLMSFLLLPFQRITRVKMLIENILQRSEVGSANEESALKALGVVSKIIEDCNREVGIMKQMEEMIHIAKKLEFDKLKAIPIISQLRHLEKQGELSEIILRGNLFGLKAKVNLLYFFLFNDLLLITTKKSGDRYQVVDYAHRSLVEVRECSDKSLQATIGNCFQMTLLENHQGKQCERLLKTLTESDRHRWMNALTSGKDGLQDDDKVYECWDCPQVQCLIPYTAQQADELSLEPADVINVIKKSPEGWFEGSKLSSGQKGWFPSDYVQEITNEHVRRRNLRERFRLLQAAQQLQQKPDGSQQKSTASL; encoded by the exons ATGGAACAGACAGCGAAGGGACCCCTCGAGATGGATAGCCGGCCACCCAAGCCAGCTCTGAAGCCGAAGCCACTGCTGGTGGATCTTGGTGCCAAGGTGCCTGGCGATGGCTGGCAGAGTGCGGTTCATGTGCAGGCCGCACGCTCTCCCGTTCCCACCAAGCGCCGGAGCTCTGATGCGATGCCGGCTGTCGCCTCGGGGAATGTGCGGAAGATCCGGGAATGGTTTGACAAGGCTCCAGACTCACCGGAGGCCTCAGCGGTGGTTAAACGGTCTCTGGGTGTCAGGCGGTCAGTGTCAGCGCGGGAGGCACTCAAGGGCGCGGCGCCAGTGCCGAAAGCCCGGCGCAAGCCAATGGTGAAGTCAAAGGCTGTGGTGGAGGTGCTAACGAATCACACCGAGGGTCGAGCACTGGCTCTGCCCCCCGGGGCACTGGTCAGTGTCCCGGCCAGACGGGATCTCTCATCGG ATCGCCAGAGCGGGGCAGTTCAAGAGGGCACTGACTccccgggaggggaggagagcAGTTGGCATTGCCCCACCAGCTGCCCATGCCTGTGCCACATGAGCAGGCCTGGGATGGCGCTGGTGTGGAGACCAGCTCCAGATGCTGAGAGGGGCACAGACCTCTCAGAAGTCTCCCTGTCGGACACGTCGGAGAGCGATGACAAATCGTTCAGTGAAGTGCAACCCATCAGTGATCTGGAGGAGAAGCGGGAGGCGGCCAATCACAGGCTGGGTCTCTGCTTGCCTGAACTTAGCTCAGAAAATGCAGGTTCGGAGAGTGAAGACTTCGTCCATCACCACACGATCCAACCAGCGGTTGCCTCCCaag ACGGGGAGCGAGCTGTTTCTCAGCTGGACGGGAATCGCCAATCCAGCAGTGCCCCAGAATCCAATGCCCTGCAACATGATCAGGAGCTGCCGGCCAAGCCGATGTTGAAACCACCGCGCCGGAACAAACCTGTCGGCCAGTCTTCCCTTGACAGTGCCCCCGAGGTGGCAGCCAGGGACTCGTCCCAAAACCAGCGGCCTTCCGCTGctccatcctgcatctgggagcgCTACACGGCCAGCGACCTGGACAAATTCTCCAAGAGCGTGGATCAGCTGAACCTCCGCATCCAGAAGCTGGTGTTACCCGACCAGAGGACCCACCCCTCCTCGGGGCCGGAGGCCATGCTAAAGCCCCCCAGCCCCAAAGTGACTCGGTCAGCACCCCCCAGCCCAAAGGAGAAGTATCTGCAATCAGCCTACATTGAGTTGAACTTGG GTGCTGGGGTGAACTCGGGGAGCAACAAAGGTGAACTTCACTTGGCCATCCCCTGGAGCAG ATCTTCAAAGTTGGAGACTCAGAATGTGATAGATTGGGAATCTCGATTTGAAAGTG AACCTCTGTACCAAACCTACCGTGAAGCGGTCATCCACAAGGAGATCAAACGGCAAACACTGATAAGGGACTCGAGCAAGACCAGTGCAGATTACATGTATGAGATCATCTCCCTGGTCCCCGATGGCGAGAGGGCCGGGAGCTCCCTGTGGCAGAATCTACCTGCTGTGCAGCATAGCGGAATCCTTGACAGCCTCACCCAGGATGAGCGGAAACAGCAGGAG AGTATGTTTGAAGTGCTCACATCCGAGGTGTCCTACCTGCGCAGCCTGAACATCCTCATCGATCATTTCATGAACTCCAGAGACCTCAATGACGCCATCATCCTACTGGACAAGAAAGCCCTGTTCTCCTGCATTGTCAGAGTGAAAGAAGTGAGCGAGAG TTTTCTGAAGGATCTGGAGGAACGTGTGGACGAGAATATAAAGATCACCGATGTTTGTGACATCATTTATTCCCACGCGCAGCACAATTTCCAGGTGTACGTGGATTATGTACGGAACCAGATCTATCAAGAGCAGAAATACAGGCAGCTCAT GGAGACCAACGCACAATTTGCAGCTGCCATTGTCCGTCTCCAGGAACACCCTCAGTGCCAGCGGCTTCCACTGATGTCCTTCCTGCTCCTCCCGTTCCAAAGGATAACCCGGGTTAAGATGCTGATCGAG AACATTCTCCAAAGATCGGAGGTTGGATCAGCCAATGAAGAATCAGCATTAAAAGCATTAGGTGTTGTTTCCAAG ATCATCGAAGACTGCAACAGGGAAGTGGGGATAATGAAGCAAATGGAAGAAATGATTCACATCGCGAAGAAGCTGGAGTTTGACAAGCTAAAG GCTATCCCCATTATCTCCCAGCTCCGTCACCTTGAGAAACAAGGGGAACTCTCGGAGATCATTCTGCGGGGGAATCTCTTCGGGCTGAAGGCCAAAGTCAACCTCTTGTACTTCTTTCTCTTCAATGACTTGCTACTCATCACAACCAAAAAGAG TGGCGACAGGTACCAGGTAGTGGACTACGCCCACCGTTCTCTGGTCGAGGTTCGAGAGTGCTCCGACAAATCGCTGCAGGCCACCATCGGGAACTGCTTCCAGATGACATTGCTGGAGAACCACCAGGGCAAGCAATGCGAGCGGCTCCTGAAGACTTTGACAGA GTCCGACCGCCACCGGTGGATGAATGCGTTGACATCTGGCAAGGATGGCCTTCAGGATGACGACAAGGTCTACGAGTGTTGGG ACTGTCCTCAGGTGCAGTGCCTCATTCCCTACACAGCCCAACAAGCGGACGAACTGAGCCTTGAGCCCGCCGATGTCATCAACGTGATCAAGAAATCGCCAGAGG GATGGTTCGAGGGATCCAAGTTGTCGAGTGGACAGAAGGGGTGGTTCCCCAGTGACTACGTGCAGGAGATCACCAACGAGCACGTGCGCCGGCGCAACCTGCGAGAGAGATTCCGGCTGTTACAAGCGGCTCAGCAGCTACAGCAGAAGCCAGACGGATCCCAACAGAAGTCTACCGCCTCCTTGTGA
- the LOC138754896 gene encoding ephexin-1-like isoform X2, with translation MEQTAKGPLEMDSRPPKPALKPKPLLVDLGAKVPGDGWQSAVHVQAARSPVPTKRRSSDAMPAVASGNVRKIREWFDKAPDSPEASAVVKRSLGVRRSVSAREALKGAAPVPKARRKPMVKSKAVVEVLTNHTEGRALALPPGALVSVPARRDLSSDGERAVSQLDGNRQSSSAPESNALQHDQELPAKPMLKPPRRNKPVGQSSLDSAPEVAARDSSQNQRPSAAPSCIWERYTASDLDKFSKSVDQLNLRIQKLVLPDQRTHPSSGPEAMLKPPSPKVTRSAPPSPKEKYLQSAYIELNLGAGVNSGSNKGELHLAIPWSRSSKLETQNVIDWESRFESEPLYQTYREAVIHKEIKRQTLIRDSSKTSADYMYEIISLVPDGERAGSSLWQNLPAVQHSGILDSLTQDERKQQESMFEVLTSEVSYLRSLNILIDHFMNSRDLNDAIILLDKKALFSCIVRVKEVSESFLKDLEERVDENIKITDVCDIIYSHAQHNFQVYVDYVRNQIYQEQKYRQLMETNAQFAAAIVRLQEHPQCQRLPLMSFLLLPFQRITRVKMLIENILQRSEVGSANEESALKALGVVSKIIEDCNREVGIMKQMEEMIHIAKKLEFDKLKAIPIISQLRHLEKQGELSEIILRGNLFGLKAKVNLLYFFLFNDLLLITTKKSGDRYQVVDYAHRSLVEVRECSDKSLQATIGNCFQMTLLENHQGKQCERLLKTLTESDRHRWMNALTSGKDGLQDDDKVYECWDCPQVQCLIPYTAQQADELSLEPADVINVIKKSPEGWFEGSKLSSGQKGWFPSDYVQEITNEHVRRRNLRERFRLLQAAQQLQQKPDGSQQKSTASL, from the exons ATGGAACAGACAGCGAAGGGACCCCTCGAGATGGATAGCCGGCCACCCAAGCCAGCTCTGAAGCCGAAGCCACTGCTGGTGGATCTTGGTGCCAAGGTGCCTGGCGATGGCTGGCAGAGTGCGGTTCATGTGCAGGCCGCACGCTCTCCCGTTCCCACCAAGCGCCGGAGCTCTGATGCGATGCCGGCTGTCGCCTCGGGGAATGTGCGGAAGATCCGGGAATGGTTTGACAAGGCTCCAGACTCACCGGAGGCCTCAGCGGTGGTTAAACGGTCTCTGGGTGTCAGGCGGTCAGTGTCAGCGCGGGAGGCACTCAAGGGCGCGGCGCCAGTGCCGAAAGCCCGGCGCAAGCCAATGGTGAAGTCAAAGGCTGTGGTGGAGGTGCTAACGAATCACACCGAGGGTCGAGCACTGGCTCTGCCCCCCGGGGCACTGGTCAGTGTCCCGGCCAGACGGGATCTCTCATCGG ACGGGGAGCGAGCTGTTTCTCAGCTGGACGGGAATCGCCAATCCAGCAGTGCCCCAGAATCCAATGCCCTGCAACATGATCAGGAGCTGCCGGCCAAGCCGATGTTGAAACCACCGCGCCGGAACAAACCTGTCGGCCAGTCTTCCCTTGACAGTGCCCCCGAGGTGGCAGCCAGGGACTCGTCCCAAAACCAGCGGCCTTCCGCTGctccatcctgcatctgggagcgCTACACGGCCAGCGACCTGGACAAATTCTCCAAGAGCGTGGATCAGCTGAACCTCCGCATCCAGAAGCTGGTGTTACCCGACCAGAGGACCCACCCCTCCTCGGGGCCGGAGGCCATGCTAAAGCCCCCCAGCCCCAAAGTGACTCGGTCAGCACCCCCCAGCCCAAAGGAGAAGTATCTGCAATCAGCCTACATTGAGTTGAACTTGG GTGCTGGGGTGAACTCGGGGAGCAACAAAGGTGAACTTCACTTGGCCATCCCCTGGAGCAG ATCTTCAAAGTTGGAGACTCAGAATGTGATAGATTGGGAATCTCGATTTGAAAGTG AACCTCTGTACCAAACCTACCGTGAAGCGGTCATCCACAAGGAGATCAAACGGCAAACACTGATAAGGGACTCGAGCAAGACCAGTGCAGATTACATGTATGAGATCATCTCCCTGGTCCCCGATGGCGAGAGGGCCGGGAGCTCCCTGTGGCAGAATCTACCTGCTGTGCAGCATAGCGGAATCCTTGACAGCCTCACCCAGGATGAGCGGAAACAGCAGGAG AGTATGTTTGAAGTGCTCACATCCGAGGTGTCCTACCTGCGCAGCCTGAACATCCTCATCGATCATTTCATGAACTCCAGAGACCTCAATGACGCCATCATCCTACTGGACAAGAAAGCCCTGTTCTCCTGCATTGTCAGAGTGAAAGAAGTGAGCGAGAG TTTTCTGAAGGATCTGGAGGAACGTGTGGACGAGAATATAAAGATCACCGATGTTTGTGACATCATTTATTCCCACGCGCAGCACAATTTCCAGGTGTACGTGGATTATGTACGGAACCAGATCTATCAAGAGCAGAAATACAGGCAGCTCAT GGAGACCAACGCACAATTTGCAGCTGCCATTGTCCGTCTCCAGGAACACCCTCAGTGCCAGCGGCTTCCACTGATGTCCTTCCTGCTCCTCCCGTTCCAAAGGATAACCCGGGTTAAGATGCTGATCGAG AACATTCTCCAAAGATCGGAGGTTGGATCAGCCAATGAAGAATCAGCATTAAAAGCATTAGGTGTTGTTTCCAAG ATCATCGAAGACTGCAACAGGGAAGTGGGGATAATGAAGCAAATGGAAGAAATGATTCACATCGCGAAGAAGCTGGAGTTTGACAAGCTAAAG GCTATCCCCATTATCTCCCAGCTCCGTCACCTTGAGAAACAAGGGGAACTCTCGGAGATCATTCTGCGGGGGAATCTCTTCGGGCTGAAGGCCAAAGTCAACCTCTTGTACTTCTTTCTCTTCAATGACTTGCTACTCATCACAACCAAAAAGAG TGGCGACAGGTACCAGGTAGTGGACTACGCCCACCGTTCTCTGGTCGAGGTTCGAGAGTGCTCCGACAAATCGCTGCAGGCCACCATCGGGAACTGCTTCCAGATGACATTGCTGGAGAACCACCAGGGCAAGCAATGCGAGCGGCTCCTGAAGACTTTGACAGA GTCCGACCGCCACCGGTGGATGAATGCGTTGACATCTGGCAAGGATGGCCTTCAGGATGACGACAAGGTCTACGAGTGTTGGG ACTGTCCTCAGGTGCAGTGCCTCATTCCCTACACAGCCCAACAAGCGGACGAACTGAGCCTTGAGCCCGCCGATGTCATCAACGTGATCAAGAAATCGCCAGAGG GATGGTTCGAGGGATCCAAGTTGTCGAGTGGACAGAAGGGGTGGTTCCCCAGTGACTACGTGCAGGAGATCACCAACGAGCACGTGCGCCGGCGCAACCTGCGAGAGAGATTCCGGCTGTTACAAGCGGCTCAGCAGCTACAGCAGAAGCCAGACGGATCCCAACAGAAGTCTACCGCCTCCTTGTGA